A part of Arachis hypogaea cultivar Tifrunner chromosome 12, arahy.Tifrunner.gnm2.J5K5, whole genome shotgun sequence genomic DNA contains:
- the LOC112730181 gene encoding uncharacterized protein, translated as MAAVLVREEDKTQRPIYFIRKTLQGAETRYTKLEKLAYALLVSSRRLKQYFQGHTIILRTDQAIRQVLQKPDLAGRMMAWAVELSQYDLRYEPRQAIKAQAMADFLVEVTGEAPDVPSTRWKLHVDGASNQTFRGAGIILENSAGVAYEQSIKFEFPVSNNQAEYEALIGGLMLAKEVGASRIEVSSDSQIVTSQVNGSYKARDALLQKYLEKVRELCKSFEEVTIKHVPRERNARADLLSKLASTKPGTGNRSLIQRLATELAIIMCTAQAPNPPSWMDPISRYLEHAETPPNQKEAEIVKREALKYTIIQGQLYKRGLHQPLLKCLCPDQTDYVLREVHEGCCGHHIGGRSLARKIIRAGYYWPTMMSDAQKFVKKCKKCQENTNFHKAPPEELNLMMAPRPFAQWGVDLLGPFPPGPGQVKYL; from the coding sequence ATGGCAGCAGTCCTAGTCAGGGAGGAGGACAAAACCCAGCGCCCAATATACTTCATCAGAAAAACACTTCAAGGGGCAGAGACGAGATATACCAAGTTGGAAAAGCTAGCCTACGCCCTATTGGTTTCATCAAGAAGACTAAAACAATACTTCCAAGGGCACACAATCATCTTGAGAACCGACCAAGCCATCCGACAAGTCCTCCAAAAACCCGACCTAGCGGGAAGAATGATGGCATGGGCAGTGGAACTATCCCAATACGACTTGCGGTATGAACCAAGGCAAGCAATCAAAGCCCAAGCCATGGCAGACTTTCTCGTTGAAGTCACAGGAGAAGCCCCCGACGTACCgagcacacggtggaagctccacgttGACGGAGCATCCAACCAAACGTTTAGAGGGGCCGGGATCATCCTCGAAAACTCGGCAGGAGTAGCATACGAACAATCCATCAAGTTCGAATTCCCggtctcaaacaaccaagctgagtaTGAAGCTTTGATTGGAGGGTTAATGCTAGCCAAAGAGGTCGGAGCATCAAGAATAGAAGTGAGCAGCGACTCCCAAATCGTCACTTCCCAGGTAAACGGCAGCTACAAAGCCAGGGATGCACTACTacaaaaatacttggaaaaagTAAGAGAACTATGCAAAAGCTTCGAAGAAGTCACAATCAAGCACGTTCCCAGGGAAAGGAACGCCCGAGCCGACCTCCTCTCCAAGCTCGCAAGCACCAAACCCGGCACGGGGAACAGATCTCTGATCCAAAGGCTAGCAACGGAACTTGCGATCATCATGTGCACGGCTCAAGCACCAAACCCGCCCTCATGGATGGACCCTATCTCCCGATATCTGGAGCACGCAGAAACACCTCCCAACCAAAAAGAGGCGGAGATTGTCAAAAGGGAAGCTCTTAAATACACAATCATACAGGGGCAGCTATACAAGAGAGGGCTCCACCAACCACTACTAAAATGCTTAtgccccgaccagacggactacgtcCTAAGGGAGGTACACGAAGGGTGTTGTGGTCACCACATCGGGGGAAGATCTCTAGCAAGAAAAATCATCAGGGCGGGATACTACTGGCCTACAATGATGTCAGATGCCCAGAAGTTCGTGAAGAAATGTAAAAAGTGCCAGGAGAATACCAACTTCCACAAAGCACCTCCAGAGGAGCTCAATCTAATGATGGCCCCCCGACCTTTCgcccaatggggagtcgacctcctaGGACCATTCCCACCAGGACCCGGGCAGGTGAAGTACTTATAG